The following DNA comes from Methanomassiliicoccales archaeon LGM-DZ1.
CGGGATGCCCTACGGGGAGGCGCTAAAGCTCGCCCTCGAGGCCCTTTCCGCGGCCATCGAGGAGGACCTGAAGCCGGAATCCGTGGAGATCGGCGTCGTCGAGGAGGGCTCCAAGTTCAGGCGCCTCAGCGACGATGAGAAGGCCGAGGCCATCAAGGGCATCGGGAAGAAGGATGCCGGCTCCGAGGACGGCGCCGACAGCGAGGACAAACCGAAGAGATCCCCGAGGACCAAGAAGGCCGTCAAGAAGACCGAAGAGTGAGACCGATGGTCGACCTCGATGATGCGATTGTCGCAAGGCTCGAGAGCCATGGGGAAAGGTTCGAGGTCCTCCTCGACCCCAAGGCGATGGACCTCATAAAGCAGGGCAAGGATGTGGACCTCGCGGACTATCTGGCCGTCGAGGATGTCTTCAAGGACGCCCGCAAGGGCACCCGGCCCGCGGAGTCCGCCATGAAGGAGGTCTTCGGAGATTACGCCGGCGACCCCATCGCCGTCGCGAAGCACATCATCGAGAAGGGAGAGGTCCAGATGACGGCCGAGCAGCGCAGGGAGCTGCTCGATGCCAAGAGGAAGCGCGTCATAGCGTACATCTCGGCCAACGCCATCAACCCGCAGACCAAGCTCCCCCATCCCCCGCTGAGGATCCAGCTCGCCCTCGAGGAGGGCAAGTACCATGTCGACGCCAAGAGGCCGTTCGACAAGGAGGTCGAGGAGGCCATGAAGGTCCTCCGCCCCCTTCTCCCCATCAGGTTCGAGAAGAGCAGGGTCGCGATCAAGCTCAGGGGGGAGGACTACGGCCGCTGCATCGAGGAGATCTCGAAGTTCGGCCTGGTGGACAGGGAGGAATGGACCCCGGACGGCTCGTGGATAGGGATGCTTGAGATCCCCGCGGGCCTCATAACCGACCTCACCAACAACCTGAAGAACCGCACCCACGGGAAGGCCCAGATAAAACTGGTCTCGTCGTGAGCGGCCTGCATCATTACGGAGAGATAACATATGTCTTTTGAGAGAAGGGGCCCCGGGCCCGAGAGAGAGAGCCGCAGCGGCCCCCGCGACGGCAGAGGCCCGAGGAGGCCCAGGGAGATCGTCGTACCGGGCGATGTCCTCGGCCCGTCCGACAGGTACGCCCCGGGAGAGAATGCTTACGAAGCGGACGGCTCCGTCCGCGCCTGCATAACCGGGCTGAAGAACTACACCGGCGACGCCGTCGGGGTCATCCCCATGGGCGGCTGCTACATGCCGGTCGCCGGCGACACCGTCATCGGCATCATAATCGACGTGGGCCCGTCCAACTGGATGGTCGACATCCGCTCGCCCTATCCCGCCCCGCTCCATGTGAGCGAGGTCCCCTGGAAGGTCGAGTTCGGGGACACCTCCAGGTTCCTGACGGTCGGCGACGTCGTCCTGCTGAAGATACTGATGGTCGACGAGGCCAAGAAGGTCTCCGTGACGATGAAGGACTCCGGCCTCAGGAAGATCGAGGGCGGCATACTCACCGAGATCGACCACAACAAGATCTCCCGCGTGATCGGCAAGGCGGGATCGATGATCCAGATGCTGAAGAACATGACCGACTGCCGCATTTTCGTGGGGCAGAACGGCAGGATATGGATCGACGGGGACGGCATGAACGCGGAGGCCGCCGAAGCGGCCGTGAAGATGATCGAGGCCGAGTCGAGATCGGCCGACCTGACCGAGAGGGTCCAGAGGTTCCTGTCGGAGAAGGTGCCCCGGTCCGGGGACGCAGAGGAGGGATCTGAATGAGCGGACACACTGACATGGTGCTGGTCAACGACGACGGCATCAGGATTGACGGAAGGAGATGCGACGAGAAGAGGCCGATCAAGATCGAGGCGGGCGTCCTGAAGAACGCGGACGGCTCGTGCTACCTCGAGATCGGGAAGAACAAGGTCCTGTGCGCGGTGTACGGGCCCAGGGAATGCCGGCCGAAGCACATGCAGGACCCCACCAAGGCCGTCATCCAGGTGAGGTACAACATGCAGGCGTACTCCGTGA
Coding sequences within:
- the rrp4 gene encoding exosome complex RNA-binding protein Rrp4, which encodes MSFERRGPGPERESRSGPRDGRGPRRPREIVVPGDVLGPSDRYAPGENAYEADGSVRACITGLKNYTGDAVGVIPMGGCYMPVAGDTVIGIIIDVGPSNWMVDIRSPYPAPLHVSEVPWKVEFGDTSRFLTVGDVVLLKILMVDEAKKVSVTMKDSGLRKIEGGILTEIDHNKISRVIGKAGSMIQMLKNMTDCRIFVGQNGRIWIDGDGMNAEAAEAAVKMIEAESRSADLTERVQRFLSEKVPRSGDAEEGSE
- a CDS encoding ribosome assembly factor SBDS codes for the protein MVDLDDAIVARLESHGERFEVLLDPKAMDLIKQGKDVDLADYLAVEDVFKDARKGTRPAESAMKEVFGDYAGDPIAVAKHIIEKGEVQMTAEQRRELLDAKRKRVIAYISANAINPQTKLPHPPLRIQLALEEGKYHVDAKRPFDKEVEEAMKVLRPLLPIRFEKSRVAIKLRGEDYGRCIEEISKFGLVDREEWTPDGSWIGMLEIPAGLITDLTNNLKNRTHGKAQIKLVSS